aactcttgaatattgtaggcacgcatcgagtcaaaaccagacatgtgactgtatttttgagggtactggtaaacagtgaagatttggagctgatttgattatggagactacagagagtcgagggaactcctgaatggtatgttgcaactaccacgtgtttgggcttattttattcgtattggcgaagactttccacatagataggtttgactgccattgtgggatcgatagcaaagatcagatatagttatgggaactcctttacaatttataacgtaaccttgtgttggagcttattttattttaggtgatgagaattcactactaatgagatcttttatttttgagggattaatcacctaacgagctccagtttcaggtttttttcaaaactgcctgacgacttgtaatgATCCGATgaatccgccgtgggtatggtttccatactaaggtgcaaaatgacctttgaatgatttaaaatttttcacagtttagaggcaattatatttaagaagtgtttgatatgaatttcaactttaatatctctacgcgttcatgtgaaaaagggtagatagtaagtttataatcattaaaaaaatattttatgtcatgtaagcaaaaataatattttatgtaacttcaaatttatcatttacGCAAtgtttcctttatctgtactatataacgttgcttcttgccgaatttcaagattctgagttcacggcaagtaccttgtaggttttgattccctagcgtgtgacggaaattcgtctaaggtgtcggtataactgctgtatcttttgatcgcgttaacttagaagtttgattttttcactgcctaaagggacaatagacataggtatttggtataaatttcaatttggtacctttattcgttcgtgagaaataaggttgtaagtttcattttattaaaatatatttttttatattatataactaaaaaaatgagattttcggaatttttcctatatttgcattatatgacaatgcttcatgccaaatttcaagactctgagtttacggaaAGTATCccgtaggttttgattcctttgcgagtgtcgaaaatttgttgaaaatatcgacataatcggctgtatcttttgattggcttggcttagaagtttgatattttcacagcttaaagggacaatagacctgagtatttcatgtgaatttcagcttgatacgtccacgcgttcttgagataaagggtcttgacagacagacagacagacagacagacagacagacagacagacagacagacagacagacagacagacagacagacagacggacaacaaagtgatcctataagggttccgttttttcctttcgaggtacggaaccctaaaaatgctaTTCGATTGACAGTCAATCCCTACGCAAAAGAAAAACGAATCCACAAAGGGTCTTactgattttgtttttcttctgaATGGCTGTTGCCGTTTGATACTTGATGAATATTATTGCGTATTGTTTCCAGGCCGGTTTTTGTACTTATTCTTGACTGCAGAAAACATAACTTTTAtaacttgaaaaaatatttttaaatggtagTGCACTCGTAAGTTTGTGAAGGTCATCAAACCTTTAACCTTATTTTCTGATCGTACTTGCACTAAATTGGAGCAGACATGAATGGTTCATAGAAACTATTTCATAGCAATACTCTCACCAGGTATCGCAATTTACAAAATGTGTTTTCAAATTTTGATTCAAGATCGAatcgaaaattatttttagtactCAACATTTTGTCTTCCgtcaagtaaataaactaattcTGAGTATTGACTTGCAAGTATAATGTTACAGATCAAAGACTTTTAATTGTATTTCTCTTTACAGTGGTAAAGTGGAATTAGATGCAAAAGTAAAGGAGCTCACTGAAAAGCTTGAAGCGTTAAACGATAAACACAAGTTACTTGTTAATCGGAACAATTTCATGAATTTCTCTACAGAAAAGAAGTAATTATTGTAAAGTTCCCTTTTCTATAAATTTTGACTGTAACAAATATTCATATgcattactatttttttaatctcaCTTAATTTAACAGATACTTTAGTAATTGGTATACTTTAGCATACTtagagaataataaaatataagaaaacagACAGATGTAAAATTCCGAAGGAAGAATTGAGAACGTTTTCATTCAATTATCAAATGTAACAAGCTCGTACTTAGATACAATTTAAGCTACAATTTCAGCTGTGTTGTAATTTTCCCGTTATAAGTACGTATTTATCAAATTACTCATTACTTTATCAAATTGGATCTTTTGTATTAAGTAGGGCCCTGAGTAATAGCAtctgagtacctacataataaagagaaaatagaATATTCCGGGTTGTTTGTTTTTCTATAAACTTTTTTCCTTGCAGCTTTTATTTTCATCTAAACTTCATGATGTTATAATGAAGTTTTAGAAGGACTTTAGATAACATGAACTAAAAGTTGGGATAAGTCTGTTATCACACAAACTCAGACTATTTGCTTTTCTTGACTCCGTATCATAAAGTATTTACAAGCTAAAACAATATAGGTATTGCTCAAAATTATAACGCACAATACACTTACATTGAGGTTTTTAATTCGTGATTctgatatgaaataaaaaagacaAAACTAAGTAATATTTACTAGCTTTTCTACGAAAGGTGCTAAGTATAAGAATCCATGTAAGATCTTATGGGCACGTATTGATCATTCACAAAGTGCAGTGGGCGGTGCCTCGTGTCGGCTCCGTTCCATTGTTGGCGACAGTCCAGTTGTTAGAAGACCGTCTCTTGTTACAGCAGACGCCGGCACCACGTCTTTCATAACTTTGATATATGTCGGCGAACTAGATACAATACCTCGTATCTTTGTTCACAACTGAAGATGCGGTTCCATTCACCTCCACGTTGTACGTAGAGAACTAAAAATAACTGGAAGGTGTTTCAAAGAAAATGCCTATTTTACTTCAGGTATTTTATTGCAAATCTCATTTCTTCTCCACACGAGTATTTAAGTCTATGTTTCTTACAAGTAATTCTTATCCTACATAATGTATGCCTTATCAGGTAAAATGCACATGGCACAAAGCTTTATGATGAAGTTCCACTATCAGTCACCCTTTCACTTAGTAAAGTAGTACTTAGTAGTAGTACTAAGTAAGCGGTATTTAGTAAAGTATctagattaaaaataattaatggaGAACTAAAAAGTTGGTGCCAGTTTGTTTTACAACGCGGGGAGAATGTCCACCGGGTCCCGCCGATGCTCCTGAATCATGTTGCTCCTTATGTTCGCGAATGCTGTGTAGCCCGTGAGCGACAGTTTTCACGACCATGGCCGCGTGTACCGCTTTACCCTGAAATCATAGGTTTTATGAGTACCTAGTTAAAATATTTGCGATATATGTAAAACTGTATTGTTTTTATCGTAGTGAACTAGACGGATGTACAAATATCAAAACTGAAGTTTTAATGATTAATAACTTAGTATGAATAGAAATATTAAATCAGTCATGTTGCAAGTcaatttattgtatgtatatgtacatatcaaataagatatttttccttattattattaaattttccCTACGCACACATGAGTAAACAAGAGATAAATAACAGGAAAACTTAGTCTTAGCTCGTAAAATCATGTTATGATCTGATTACAATGAATGCATTATTACGTAAAGGCAAACTTCATTTGTGGTGTATTTGTTCTATGTTTAAACTTTCCgtcgttaaaaatataatttgctatatacaaatattgaaattgtataaaattacGTACCACTCCTTCTTTGATTCTCTCGGATAAATGTTTTTCTGGCGCTGGAGCTGAACCGTACCCGCCAACGGCCGGGGAATTCGACGGAGCGCTCGTCACCTCGCATACGTGCGAACATAATGCTACCACAAAAACAATTGCCACAGCGATCTTCATCGTGCCTTCGTATCTTAACGCCAAAACACATTGAAACAAATAGATTTGGTTCGGCTTTTATATAAAACGTGAATTTATGAAAAGGTGGGAAAATACGCAGCTTTTGATAGCTCTAGCCAGTTTACATCTTCATAAAAAATCCTACATATATAAATCGCGTAAAAACCCAACACGAGCAATTTGACATAAGGTTCCAtagattattattgtttatctgGCTACCAGAAAATATTTCCATATTTCTACACTAAACTAACAAgttattaacatttaaaattatggaATGGGCTATAAAACGTATAACCAATTTCGATTAGTACTAAAAATAGACTCTCATATATacgggaaaaaatatttttcatgtgtgtGATTAGTGACTGTAAAGTCAGTcaattatatacatatagtgTAATTACCTATATCGAAATCCAAAGAAAATTGCAATCTTTTCAATTACTCAGATCTCATTCAATTCATGTCCATATCCTGCGCTTCTTTAATTCTTCAGGTTTCAatttacttaagtacctattcaCTGTATAATATGCGACAAGCGTACCTACATGCAGTAGATACCAAATGTATCTTAACCTTATGTAGGAATAGGTACTCATCTGTACCTTAGAAAAGATATACAAATAGAGGTAAAACCAAAGTTGCGTGAATTACAGGAGGTTTTCacacattttatttagtactaacAGTTtccccacgtcccgtgggaactactgtccgtaccaggataaaatatagcctatgtggctttccaacagtgaaagatattttcagtattttcggagcctttagagtacaaacaaacaaacaaaaaatgtttactctttattattatagatagaagtatagattataatgttaattttattagaagTAATAGTTAATAACTATAATTGACAACTTTAAACCTATGATATTGCACGGTTATtacattcttatttttataattttattaattaatgttatgtCAAGCACATAATGTCTATATTATTTCATAGCATAATACCaatttattgtacctaattgTAAGAATCCCGATTTTGAAATTCTATAGATACGAGTACATCTTACATTTAGAGTTGAACAAATCGCATATGGGGCGAGCCCTAGTCCTGCAAGAAAATTGTGTAATATTACAATAATCATATTAtgcaattaaaataagtattcGCTAAACATTGCGCTATCTAATTGggagcatatttttttattaactttataaaGAAGGCGTTACAGACTAATGACATATGGGTAAACAAATTATCTTGAACATTGCTGATAGCAAATAGGCATATGTTATTGttgttataggtattttttatattacctactaaattatgttgacatataaaaatacctaacgctacgataatagaaaaaaataataaatcaaaaatcatcTCGTTAGTATTTGCCTTGTCGTGCTAATGGATGTACAAAATAGATCAACTCAAGTCGTAGATTAATAGCTGAGTTCGGCAGTTCACTGCACTCAAAACTGTTGGTTTGATGCCGAGTGTAACAGTATTCTTTATGTACGATCCATTATTGTTTATGTACGAGGGGCATATCTCGGTCGGCCGGCGTACACGTAATCATATTGCAGTTCTATATCGTCGCGTAGCTCGCGCTCGCGTATCTCCGCATCGCATTCCTCTTGCATCAGCATGTTTACGTAGAACCGATTCCAAAACTGAAACAAACGTGTGTGCCAACGTTTTACTTCATTTTCGTAAAACTATGAAAACGAAATGTTCGAATGAAAACTTTTTCAGTTATTGAATTTCCCAGATCTGGTAATACTGGCCTTGACCCACAGAGTACATTTGTAAAtacccatagacataatattagtaaacaggactgcgcacctttagccaaaaaacgagccgagtgaaacagttagtaccgaggccgtctgtccctttctaatagggtgactatgagattaagctaggtgagacaaatccgaatttgctaagattattaaacacagattggtattgaaattttaacttacgcagtttgtgaccttaaaatactaatataggcttttaataattagcgggaattagcagtataaaagcagggagattcgaagtgaagactattttttttttgtatttttgcttaacatatagactgctgagccgtttatgtcgcctttcttcattttttgggaagctataacaatagtacaacagttttaatatccatcacccatattttgactcattacaagaattcatgggtaccctagttgtttgatttacgaaaatgttattattagctaacctgtggaacgatatattgcaaccaccataggattcaggtttacaagtataaacgcaacactttttcaccattttaatagtttaaattgatttaatacaaaaaatataaataaaattttaaatgctgattacgcgccaaaaatgttcagggttaccgctagaaaataaaaaaaataaaaataaaaatttatgttgtttatgttttaagaataaatacgaataaattaatgcgattgttattaatttgttgacttacaattgttaaaataagataaaaatataagtgattcaattgattttttgggaagacaaaactgttgatcacaacatttttttatgctggcaaggtgttagaaagcgacaaacggcctccgttctaactatccctctcggctcggatttgcctctgtttattatgcaaccaatttagtaccttattgcgttagaacagagttatttttcgtaaatatatattttgagcgtgcgcaatcttgtttagtatattacatctatgtaAATACCTGATACATGGGGTATAGGTAGCTGGCGATACCCTAAATGACTGTCAAACTTTCGTTCACAGTTTGTCCACCTGTCAAAGATATGCCTTGAGAGATTGGTGATTTGGTTTCAAAAAAGTTGGGCGGGTTCAAAAATcggcgtataagggcggagctaCTTAGTAACTCTTTCGATTTACAACTTGAGATTGTACGTTATCTCTGCTTGTCATTACTCTCCATGATCCCGGTGGACTTGAGTGGTGGCGAACTGTACTCACGTCGTTTTTATCTGGCTTAGTGGGTGACTGACGAAGGCGACGTATGCAGGCCACTGTGATGAGCGCCAGTAGCAACACCACCACCGATGGTACTATAACCGTGAGGATAGTCGCTGTCAAATCTGAAAATAATGTGTCTGTATAACCCACGGATCTGTGTGAACAACGTGCCTACATGATATATCCTGATTAACCTGCCATCTTTCGAACTTACCCGCTATCCGTGCCTTAGGCTACCCGCCCacgtcagactttttgtaggacagattATTgggccgattttttgtaggatgtTCTTACTAGGATTTTCTGACTAACTTTTTACAGTCTATGATTTTCTCCTACGAAAAATTGGTCACCGATTTATCGCACGTGGGCGGGCAGTCTTCTACAGCAGTTAGGCAGACGGATGAGTTATACGTATGCAGCTTGCTGCGTTGGCTGGCTTTATACTTGACTTTTGAACAGTCATAGTACTGTCAATCAATAAATgcaataatagttatttgttacgctcgtgtttcaataattagaatcctgagcgataccgagggaatcaaaagagcacaaggtgaaaaatctttgcactcgagtgcaacgcgtaacttttcatcccacctcatcgaggaaatttaaaaacaaaatggcgcgcacataatatgagtatcaaattaaaaagaagtacctattaaagttcatttatttgaaaactcagtttaaaattaaacgaggtcaaaaatctatgtaaaaacaataataaaaattacttaattttttttttttttaaatcatacactttatttacatagatatttacaataaaaatcaaaaactatcctagtaaaacaaacaactaaaaagcgtcaaaaaattcgtcatCATCCCTGTCAACTGGGAGcttgcccaagaggctggcagcattacctcgttggatcgccatgctgattctttgtccgaggtaatagccagccttctggtcacgagaagcgtcaaccagccgcctagagagatctttaaatagaatgtgggcattcggaccccacgacccgagggtttcaaccccaaacggttcgaaaatatagtttccgacaaggccactatatttccgccgcttgaggttctccgcagccgcagcggcagcagcagcacagcacgcagaacttggaaggtgtgatggcgcaagagtatcgacacaggttgcgtcccatactaaaggcctacccatcttccaagggaataacgacatgccgtctggtctcttaccgtcgtcgcgtgccaagccgtttggttctaatacagctggtacctcgacggcaacaagagctcgacgtataatgtcattgatgtttgcatgccgggcaatacggcccgcactacggctgcacgacaggccgtggtgtccgaggctggtgacagcctcaccacagtggcagcgatgaggggagcagcacggtgctcctatacgtaagcaagtagcgaggcggaaagttgtatcgtcaaacatggtgccaatgtttgacgacggtagtgcctgaagccaaagccccgactcccatctacccacagccagtaggcgcgctcgctcagcaggagtaattgccgtttctatcaaactattccgggttactctgcagagcggctcatcccactgtccttgggaagacgggttgctgggtaaattttcgttcgggcaagtaattttccatgcatccaTAGCCTCGGCTAAATACGGCA
The nucleotide sequence above comes from Helicoverpa zea isolate HzStark_Cry1AcR chromosome 10, ilHelZeax1.1, whole genome shotgun sequence. Encoded proteins:
- the LOC124633897 gene encoding uncharacterized protein LOC124633897; translation: MKIAVAIVFVVALCSHVCEVTSAPSNSPAVGGYGSAPAPEKHLSERIKEGVGKAVHAAMVVKTVAHGLHSIREHKEQHDSGASAGPGGHSPRVVKQTGTNFLVLH